From Methylocystis sp. ATCC 49242, one genomic window encodes:
- a CDS encoding AI-2E family transporter, with product MTDETPPGAPEPTRAAVDIFVLARLGLTLVFVAVTLLLAAPFLSSLTWALVLAVVFLRPHRAIEAVMGRSFGAALSVLIVALIIVGPLAFVSERLINEAVEGAAYIQQEVTQGKWVDFLKAHPWLETVNNWIEGQFDLQDVLSRVGAFLTNAGALFIRQSTGQALTVLLSFYMLFFFLRDRKAGVEALLRLSPFSDIETRKLIVRIRDTIYAIIYGTLAVAALQGALGGFIFWWLNFPSPVFWALIMGLLAIVPVLGTFVVWVPATIFLAIEGRWADALTLGLWGGVVIASSDNLVRPLLISDTLRLHTAPAFIAMLGGIQLFGPSGLVLGPIAMTTTSLMLEFWRRRANA from the coding sequence ATGACTGACGAGACGCCTCCCGGCGCGCCTGAGCCGACACGCGCGGCGGTGGACATCTTCGTTCTCGCGCGCCTCGGCCTCACGCTCGTCTTTGTCGCTGTCACGCTGCTGCTCGCGGCGCCGTTTCTCTCCAGTCTCACCTGGGCGCTCGTTCTCGCCGTCGTCTTTCTGCGTCCGCATCGCGCCATCGAAGCGGTCATGGGCCGCTCCTTCGGCGCCGCGCTTTCGGTGCTCATCGTCGCGCTGATCATTGTCGGGCCGCTGGCATTCGTGTCGGAACGGCTCATCAACGAAGCCGTCGAGGGCGCAGCTTACATCCAGCAGGAAGTGACTCAGGGCAAGTGGGTCGATTTCCTGAAGGCGCATCCCTGGCTGGAGACGGTCAATAACTGGATCGAGGGACAATTCGACCTGCAGGATGTTCTGAGCCGGGTCGGCGCCTTCCTGACCAACGCCGGCGCATTGTTCATCAGGCAATCGACGGGCCAGGCGTTGACGGTGCTGCTCTCCTTCTACATGCTTTTCTTCTTCCTGCGCGACCGCAAGGCTGGCGTCGAGGCGCTGCTGCGCCTTTCACCCTTTTCGGACATCGAGACCCGCAAGCTGATCGTGCGCATCCGCGACACGATCTACGCGATCATCTATGGCACGCTCGCCGTCGCCGCCTTGCAGGGCGCGCTCGGCGGCTTCATTTTCTGGTGGCTCAACTTCCCCTCCCCTGTGTTCTGGGCGCTGATCATGGGCCTCCTCGCCATCGTGCCGGTGCTCGGGACTTTCGTCGTCTGGGTGCCGGCGACGATCTTTCTGGCGATCGAGGGCCGATGGGCCGACGCATTGACGCTCGGTCTCTGGGGCGGCGTAGTGATCGCCAGCTCGGACAATCTGGTTCGTCCCCTGCTCATCAGCGACACGCTGCGCCTGCACACTGCGCCCGCCTTCATCGCCATGCTCGGCGGCATACAATTGTTCGGGCCTTCCGGTCTTGTGCTCGGTCCGATCGCAATGACGACGACGAGCCTGATGCTGGAGTTCTGGCGCCGCCGCGCGAACGCATAG
- the addA gene encoding double-strand break repair helicase AddA encodes MTIRPVGSLTKNAQRDASDPAASAWVSANAGSGKTHVLSQRVVRLLLARVPPSRILCLTYTKAAAANMSARIFDVLARWALLDDESLIREIEATGADRPSRAELNVARCLFARAVETPGGLKIQTIHAFCEKLLHHFPFEANAPAGFRVIDDMERAELLEASKRRALDCAMRDSGALRHALEHVARETSGFGFDNLCDELLGNRDALAQFSDRETYALRLRARLGLRAEETLARIEKEIVEGGEPWPDWPALAKALRGGSSNDGKLADSLERAYALAPHPDCIDIYLSAFYTQKGEPRGAGKTKIITAGLVKGEPGLLERMEEERDRLAPLIEKRKAAATAERSMALMTLGDAIVTEYSRAKRYRNLLDYDDLIEGARRLLQRSSPSWVLYKLDSQIDHILLDEAQDTSAAQWDILTAIADEFCAGDGARHMARTFFAVGDEKQSIFSFQGAAPEKFDAMRRDFERRFRTVERLFRDVRLLQSFRSAKGILEAVDMVFGHAGNGAGLASDPLAGMPKHEAWKTDVQALVEIWEPIGSQNAEEPADWRLPLDYVEENDPAERLAGRVARKIKTLLAPDSGECVEDKGRLRPVEAGDILILVRKRGPFFEALIRALKAEHVPVAGADRLDLADHIAVNDLVALGRAALLVEDDLTLATVLKSPLIGFDDDDLISLAPRRTGSLFSALKNSGDERHRHAAQTIDAWRRDAATLAPFDFYGRILGPGGGRTKLVARLGAEANDAIDEFLRLALTFEREQAPSLTSFLAMVETLDLSIKRDMEAAGAAVRVMTAHAAKGLEAKIVFLPDTCGAPAGKHDPKLFRLGEDDDVSLVWSLDKASDPAALGAARARHRDAERAEHQRLLYVALTRAEERLYIAGYHGSRGPADGCWYNAIRDALEPACNAFADPFEPEGAILRLGEVPPRHDLARTVARESLVEIPAFAHTAARREIDPAPPLRPSSALAGADAFASGAAAAPNRRDAERVLEGRLTHALLQHLPTCAEPRRRAAAERFLALRGEGLDDARRNAIAQAALAVIEDPGLADLFGPQSAAEVDIVAALDNGLFVSGRIDRLAETENEVLIADFKTGRAREAPEPDQLRQLALYRAAIAPLYPGKRLRCFLVWTQTATAMEAQDAALDAAFERARER; translated from the coding sequence ATGACGATCCGGCCCGTGGGCAGCCTCACGAAAAACGCGCAGCGCGATGCGTCCGACCCCGCGGCGTCCGCCTGGGTTTCCGCCAACGCCGGCTCGGGCAAGACGCATGTGCTGTCGCAGCGCGTCGTGCGGCTTTTGCTCGCGCGCGTGCCGCCGTCGCGGATTCTTTGCCTCACTTACACCAAGGCCGCGGCCGCAAATATGTCGGCGCGAATCTTCGACGTTCTGGCGCGCTGGGCGCTGCTCGACGATGAATCCTTGATCCGTGAGATAGAGGCGACAGGCGCCGACCGGCCGTCGCGGGCGGAACTGAACGTTGCGCGCTGTCTCTTTGCGCGCGCGGTGGAGACGCCGGGCGGACTGAAAATCCAGACGATCCATGCGTTCTGCGAGAAGCTGCTGCATCATTTTCCGTTCGAGGCCAACGCGCCGGCAGGCTTTCGCGTGATCGACGACATGGAGCGCGCGGAGCTGCTCGAAGCATCGAAGCGGCGCGCGCTCGATTGCGCCATGCGTGACTCAGGCGCGTTGCGTCATGCGCTGGAGCATGTCGCGCGCGAAACGTCGGGCTTCGGATTCGATAATCTTTGTGACGAACTGCTCGGCAATCGTGACGCGCTGGCGCAATTTTCCGACCGTGAAACCTACGCGCTGCGATTGCGCGCCAGGCTCGGCCTGCGCGCGGAAGAGACGCTCGCGCGCATTGAAAAGGAAATCGTCGAAGGAGGCGAACCCTGGCCTGATTGGCCGGCTCTGGCGAAGGCTCTGCGCGGTGGTTCGAGCAATGACGGCAAGCTTGCCGACAGTCTCGAGCGCGCTTACGCGCTCGCGCCGCACCCCGATTGCATCGACATCTATCTCTCGGCTTTCTACACGCAGAAGGGCGAACCACGTGGCGCCGGCAAGACGAAAATCATTACCGCGGGCCTTGTAAAAGGCGAACCCGGCCTGCTGGAGCGCATGGAGGAAGAGCGCGATCGTCTCGCGCCGCTGATCGAAAAACGCAAGGCGGCGGCGACTGCGGAGCGTTCGATGGCGCTCATGACGCTTGGCGACGCAATCGTGACGGAATATTCGCGCGCCAAGCGTTACCGCAATCTGCTCGATTACGACGATCTCATCGAGGGCGCGCGGCGCCTGCTGCAGCGATCGAGCCCCTCCTGGGTTCTCTACAAGCTCGACTCGCAGATCGATCACATCCTCCTCGACGAGGCGCAGGATACGAGCGCGGCGCAGTGGGATATTCTCACCGCCATCGCGGACGAGTTTTGCGCCGGCGACGGCGCACGTCATATGGCGCGCACATTCTTCGCGGTCGGCGACGAGAAGCAGTCGATCTTCTCCTTCCAGGGCGCGGCGCCGGAGAAATTCGACGCCATGCGGCGCGATTTCGAGCGACGCTTCAGGACTGTCGAGCGGCTCTTTCGCGACGTGCGCCTGCTGCAATCGTTTCGTTCCGCGAAGGGCATATTGGAGGCGGTCGACATGGTGTTCGGCCATGCCGGCAATGGCGCCGGACTCGCCTCCGATCCGCTGGCGGGCATGCCGAAGCATGAGGCGTGGAAAACGGATGTCCAGGCGCTCGTGGAGATATGGGAGCCGATTGGCTCGCAGAACGCCGAGGAGCCGGCGGATTGGCGGTTGCCGCTGGATTACGTCGAGGAGAATGATCCCGCCGAACGACTCGCCGGCAGGGTTGCGCGAAAGATAAAGACGCTGCTGGCGCCGGACAGCGGCGAATGCGTCGAGGACAAGGGCAGGCTGCGTCCCGTGGAAGCCGGCGACATTCTCATCCTCGTGCGCAAGCGGGGCCCTTTCTTCGAGGCGCTTATCCGCGCGCTGAAGGCGGAGCATGTGCCGGTCGCGGGCGCGGATCGTCTCGACCTTGCCGATCATATCGCGGTGAATGATCTCGTCGCGCTCGGCCGCGCGGCGCTTCTCGTCGAGGACGATCTCACGCTGGCGACGGTGCTGAAATCGCCGCTCATCGGATTCGACGACGATGATCTCATCTCCTTGGCGCCGCGCCGGACGGGATCTCTCTTCAGCGCGCTGAAAAATTCCGGCGACGAGCGTCATCGCCACGCCGCGCAAACGATCGACGCATGGCGCCGGGACGCGGCAACGCTCGCGCCCTTCGATTTCTACGGACGGATTCTCGGTCCGGGCGGCGGGCGGACAAAACTTGTCGCGCGTCTCGGCGCCGAGGCCAATGACGCAATCGACGAGTTCCTGCGTCTGGCGCTCACTTTCGAACGTGAGCAGGCGCCGTCGCTGACGAGCTTTCTCGCGATGGTCGAAACGCTCGACCTGTCGATCAAGCGCGACATGGAGGCGGCGGGCGCGGCGGTGCGCGTGATGACGGCGCACGCCGCGAAAGGGTTGGAGGCCAAGATCGTCTTCCTGCCCGACACCTGCGGCGCGCCGGCGGGCAAGCATGATCCGAAACTTTTCAGGCTTGGAGAGGACGACGACGTTTCGCTCGTCTGGTCGCTCGACAAGGCGAGCGATCCGGCGGCGCTCGGCGCGGCGCGCGCGCGTCATCGCGACGCCGAGCGCGCGGAGCATCAACGCCTGCTCTATGTCGCGCTGACACGCGCTGAGGAGCGGCTTTATATCGCCGGCTATCACGGATCGCGCGGACCGGCGGATGGCTGCTGGTACAACGCCATTCGCGATGCGCTTGAGCCCGCCTGCAATGCGTTCGCGGATCCCTTCGAGCCGGAGGGCGCAATCCTCAGGCTTGGCGAGGTTCCGCCGCGTCATGACCTCGCGCGCACGGTCGCGCGCGAGTCGCTGGTCGAAATTCCCGCCTTCGCGCACACGGCGGCGCGGCGCGAAATCGATCCCGCGCCGCCGCTGCGGCCGTCGAGCGCGCTCGCTGGCGCCGACGCGTTTGCGTCGGGCGCCGCAGCCGCGCCGAACCGGCGTGACGCCGAGCGGGTGCTGGAGGGGCGACTGACGCATGCGTTGCTGCAACATCTGCCGACCTGCGCCGAACCGCGCCGGCGGGCGGCGGCGGAGCGCTTTCTCGCTTTGCGAGGCGAAGGACTCGACGACGCGCGGCGCAATGCGATCGCGCAGGCGGCTCTTGCGGTGATCGAAGATCCTGGCCTTGCGGATTTGTTCGGCCCTCAATCGGCGGCGGAGGTCGACATTGTCGCTGCGCTTGATAACGGGCTTTTCGTTTCCGGCCGAATTGACCGGCTTGCGGAGACGGAAAACGAGGTGCTCATCGCCGATTTCAAAACCGGTCGGGCGCGCGAGGCGCCCGAGCCCGATCAATTGCGCCAGCTGGCGCTCTATCGCGCGGCGATCGCGCCGCTTTATCCCGGCAAGCGTTTGCGCTGCTTTCTCGTCTGGACTCAAACGGCCACGGCCATGGAGGCGCAGGACGCGGCGCTCGATGCGGCGTTCGAACGGGCGCGGGAGCGTTAA
- the addB gene encoding double-strand break repair protein AddB, whose translation MSGVMRRNVFTIAPGAPFLETFVEAFLAGEIVASVSRASPPLAMARATIYVPTQRAGRALAAQFARAYDRGATLLPRILPLGGLEESETAALFGGAEDFDDALPAPIEELERRLLLAQLVMQWSKAIGRAILSIDPTGAPVLDETEPLLVASSPSGAYALAADLGALIDEFIIEDVAPEAIDRIVDDSFDKYWSITTQFLRIALHQWPDILSERGRIDAASRQKILLEAQVAALAQQKHGGPVIALGSTGAHPTTARLLAAIAALENGAVILPGLDREMSPDAWARVGESDDEPAFSHPQTMLKRLLNVMGVHREDVCELGKVSPELSGRRALVAEAMLPAIETSAWRLFRASHGASFVSALEDVSAIEAPDERMEALALALFMREALETPQRTAALVTPDRNLARRVAAELRRFDIEIDDSGGASLASTSEGVLARLVAEIGAEGFSAVNVAALLAHPLALLGHAREKVAALAPLVEIGVLRELGAGQHGLSASVAKAREFAGARHAHPAAHRISDDEWRDIEALLRQLEAAFATYVSLRGENALSTWAQAHRAAFEALTQGASEADDGAQALFGLFDRLIAAEAPPGFDALSYASLFDRISFETTLRGPRRAHPRLKILGPLEARLIEADLVLIGGLDEGVWPPQTDTGAFLNRSMRRQLDLSPPERRIGQSAHDFVMALGAQSVVLSRAVKRGGSPTVASRFLTRLEALAGDAFAGCKARGDRMLAIAAALDHPRDYVTIARPAPRPPIDLRPTKLSVTRVERLRRDPYAIYAEYVLKLVPLAPLGAEIGARERGTALHEALAEFVMRHPRGPLPPDARAQLHDMARRKLSDFFLDPAFATFTWPRIAQGLDHALDFEQERRSEGCEIFIETRGAWRLPLEDGSTFTLTAVADRIEVDPHGRAYVFDYKTGAPPSVKQVGAGWAPQLTLEAAMVEAGAFADVGVHPVGGAAYVGLKDGGDTQWLNWKDRGFADVVATHRVEVEKMLSQYRASATPYPSRPFVAFVSGVGDYDHLARVKEWSRGGGDGA comes from the coding sequence GTGAGCGGCGTCATGCGCCGCAACGTCTTTACCATCGCGCCCGGCGCGCCTTTTCTCGAGACCTTCGTCGAAGCCTTTCTCGCGGGCGAAATTGTCGCGTCCGTCTCACGCGCGTCTCCGCCGCTCGCCATGGCGCGCGCGACGATCTATGTGCCGACGCAACGCGCCGGCCGCGCCCTCGCCGCGCAATTCGCGCGCGCCTATGACCGGGGCGCGACGCTTTTGCCTCGCATCCTCCCTCTTGGCGGACTGGAGGAAAGCGAAACCGCGGCGTTGTTCGGCGGCGCCGAGGACTTCGACGATGCATTGCCGGCGCCGATCGAGGAACTGGAACGCCGGCTGCTTCTGGCGCAACTCGTCATGCAATGGTCGAAGGCGATCGGTCGCGCCATCCTTTCGATCGACCCGACAGGCGCGCCGGTGCTCGACGAGACGGAGCCGTTGCTCGTCGCTTCATCGCCATCCGGCGCCTATGCGCTCGCCGCCGATCTCGGCGCGCTGATCGACGAATTCATCATCGAAGACGTCGCGCCCGAGGCGATCGACCGTATCGTCGACGATTCATTCGACAAATACTGGTCGATCACGACGCAGTTCCTGCGCATCGCGCTGCACCAGTGGCCGGACATTCTGAGCGAGCGCGGACGCATCGACGCCGCATCGCGTCAGAAGATTCTTCTGGAAGCGCAGGTTGCGGCGCTTGCGCAACAAAAACACGGCGGGCCAGTGATCGCGCTCGGCTCGACCGGCGCGCATCCCACCACCGCGCGCCTGCTTGCCGCCATCGCGGCGCTGGAAAATGGCGCCGTCATCCTTCCCGGCCTCGATCGCGAGATGAGCCCGGACGCATGGGCCCGCGTCGGCGAGAGCGACGACGAGCCGGCGTTCAGCCATCCTCAGACGATGCTTAAACGGCTGCTGAATGTGATGGGCGTCCACCGGGAGGACGTGTGCGAACTCGGCAAGGTTTCGCCGGAACTTTCCGGGCGTCGCGCTCTGGTCGCCGAGGCGATGCTGCCCGCAATCGAGACCTCCGCATGGCGCCTATTTCGCGCGTCGCATGGCGCAAGCTTCGTTTCCGCGCTCGAAGATGTGAGCGCCATTGAAGCGCCGGACGAGCGCATGGAGGCGTTGGCGCTCGCGCTTTTCATGCGCGAGGCTCTGGAAACGCCGCAACGGACGGCCGCGCTCGTCACCCCCGACCGCAATCTCGCGCGTCGCGTCGCGGCCGAATTGCGTCGCTTCGACATCGAGATCGACGATTCCGGCGGCGCCTCTCTGGCGTCGACTTCCGAGGGCGTGCTTGCGCGGCTCGTCGCAGAGATCGGCGCCGAAGGTTTCAGCGCCGTCAATGTCGCGGCGCTCCTCGCGCATCCCCTCGCGCTTCTCGGTCACGCGCGCGAAAAGGTCGCTGCGCTCGCGCCGCTGGTCGAGATCGGCGTGCTGCGTGAGCTTGGCGCCGGCCAGCATGGCTTGTCAGCCAGCGTCGCCAAAGCGCGGGAATTCGCGGGGGCGCGCCATGCGCATCCCGCCGCGCATCGGATCAGCGATGACGAATGGCGCGATATCGAAGCGCTTTTACGCCAATTGGAGGCGGCGTTTGCGACCTATGTTTCATTGCGGGGAGAAAATGCGCTCTCCACCTGGGCGCAGGCGCATCGCGCCGCTTTCGAGGCGTTGACGCAAGGCGCCTCCGAAGCCGACGACGGCGCGCAGGCGCTGTTCGGTCTCTTCGACAGGCTGATCGCCGCCGAGGCGCCTCCGGGCTTCGACGCGCTGAGCTATGCTTCTCTCTTCGACCGCATTTCCTTCGAAACGACCTTGCGCGGTCCGCGCCGCGCGCATCCGCGCCTCAAAATTCTCGGGCCGCTCGAGGCGCGCCTGATCGAGGCCGATCTCGTGCTGATCGGGGGTCTCGACGAAGGCGTCTGGCCGCCGCAGACGGACACGGGCGCCTTTCTCAATCGCTCGATGCGGCGCCAGCTCGATCTGTCGCCGCCGGAGCGGCGCATCGGCCAGAGCGCGCATGATTTTGTGATGGCGCTCGGCGCGCAGAGCGTCGTGCTGAGTCGCGCGGTCAAGCGCGGCGGTTCGCCGACGGTCGCCTCGCGTTTTCTGACGCGGCTGGAAGCGCTCGCGGGAGACGCCTTCGCAGGCTGCAAGGCGCGCGGCGACCGGATGCTCGCCATCGCCGCCGCGCTCGATCATCCGCGAGATTATGTGACCATCGCGCGTCCCGCGCCGCGCCCGCCGATCGATCTGCGGCCAACGAAACTGAGCGTCACGCGCGTCGAGCGGCTGCGCCGCGATCCTTACGCGATCTACGCCGAATATGTGCTGAAACTCGTCCCGCTCGCGCCCCTGGGCGCCGAGATCGGCGCGCGCGAAAGGGGCACGGCGCTTCATGAAGCGCTCGCGGAATTCGTCATGCGCCATCCGCGCGGGCCATTGCCGCCCGATGCGCGCGCGCAGCTTCATGACATGGCGCGCAGGAAACTGAGCGATTTCTTTCTGGATCCGGCCTTCGCGACTTTCACATGGCCGCGCATCGCGCAGGGACTCGATCACGCCCTCGACTTCGAGCAGGAGCGGCGATCGGAGGGCTGTGAAATCTTCATCGAGACGCGGGGCGCATGGCGCCTGCCGCTCGAGGATGGATCGACTTTCACACTCACCGCCGTCGCAGACCGCATCGAGGTCGATCCTCATGGGCGCGCCTATGTCTTCGATTACAAGACCGGCGCGCCGCCCAGCGTGAAACAGGTCGGCGCAGGATGGGCGCCGCAGCTCACATTGGAGGCCGCGATGGTCGAGGCCGGCGCCTTCGCGGATGTCGGCGTTCATCCCGTCGGGGGCGCCGCCTATGTCGGCCTGAAGGACGGCGGCGACACGCAATGGCTCAACTGGAAGGACAGGGGCTTCGCCGACGTCGTCGCGACGCATCGCGTCGAGGTCGAAAAAATGCTGTCGCAATATCGTGCGTCGGCGACGCCTTATCCATCGCGACCTTTCGTCGCCTTCGTGTCGGGCGTCGGGGACTATGATCATCTTGCGCGCGTGAAGGAATGGTCGCGCGGCGGCGGGGACGGCGCATGA
- a CDS encoding nucleotidyltransferase family protein: MVFAAGLGTRMRPITDVTPKPLVSVAGRTLIDRALDDFTQAGVKTAIVNVHHLADQIEAHISTRADPRIVISDERPLLLDQGGGIKKVLPLIGDAPFFICNTDAFWIDAPQSNLVALARAWDPEKMDAALLLAPTQGSVGVDWEGDFDLAEDGRIIRREGPKPYVYSGVGLIKPQLFAKEKSDVFKLAPFLFSAAESGRLYGVVSSGLWLHVGTVAAIADAEKAIAARRK; encoded by the coding sequence ATGGTGTTCGCAGCGGGGCTCGGAACGCGCATGCGGCCGATCACCGACGTCACGCCCAAGCCGCTCGTCAGCGTCGCGGGGCGCACGCTGATCGATCGCGCGCTCGACGATTTCACGCAAGCGGGCGTCAAGACGGCGATCGTCAATGTGCATCATCTCGCTGACCAGATCGAGGCGCATATCTCCACGCGCGCCGATCCCCGCATCGTCATATCCGACGAGCGCCCGCTGCTGCTCGACCAGGGCGGCGGGATAAAGAAGGTCCTGCCGCTCATCGGCGACGCGCCTTTCTTCATCTGCAACACCGACGCCTTCTGGATCGACGCGCCGCAGTCCAATCTCGTCGCGCTCGCGCGTGCGTGGGACCCGGAAAAGATGGACGCCGCGCTGCTGCTCGCGCCGACGCAGGGCAGCGTCGGCGTGGACTGGGAGGGCGATTTCGATCTTGCCGAAGACGGCCGGATCATTCGCCGGGAGGGACCGAAGCCTTACGTCTACTCCGGCGTGGGCCTGATCAAGCCGCAGCTTTTCGCCAAGGAGAAAAGCGACGTCTTCAAGCTCGCGCCGTTCCTCTTTTCGGCTGCGGAAAGCGGCCGCCTCTATGGCGTCGTCTCTAGCGGATTGTGGTTGCATGTCGGCACGGTCGCAGCGATCGCTGACGCGGAGAAGGCGATCGCGGCGCGACGCAAGTGA
- the tsaE gene encoding tRNA (adenosine(37)-N6)-threonylcarbamoyltransferase complex ATPase subunit type 1 TsaE, translating into MTEEAAGKSVWRVDIADEAGTIALAQDIASLVKVGDTVTLAGDLGAGKTTFARALMRKLLGDPTLEAPSPTFTLMQVYESGDVRIVHADFYRISSSSELAGLGWEEATDDSIVLVEWAERALDAMPPDRLDIRLSFADADNRDARRATISGHGAYAPRLTAFKALRELLRREGWSDAKRSFLLGDASTRAYETLEKPNGQRAILMISPPRPDGPPIRYGKSYSAIARLAENVRPFVALANGLREQGLSAPEIYGQDLDAGLLIVEDLGREGVVDANGPITERYLEAAAALAHLHSRRLPDMLPVAGDGNYHIPPYDLDALLVEVDLLLEWYVGHLKATVASGARAIFTNLWRQALADVAAAPPTWTLRDYHSPNLLWLDRREGIARVGIIDFQDCVLGHPAYDMASLGQDARVTVPDELELRLLAHYAKLRRDADSTFDMAAFAKAYSILAAQRATKVLGIFARLDQRDGKPQYLGHLPRVESYLKKSLRHPALADIKAWYEANLPGLFRDA; encoded by the coding sequence ATGACCGAGGAAGCCGCGGGCAAATCAGTCTGGCGCGTCGACATCGCCGACGAAGCAGGAACTATCGCGTTAGCGCAGGATATCGCGTCGCTTGTAAAGGTCGGCGACACGGTGACGCTCGCCGGCGATCTCGGCGCGGGCAAGACGACCTTCGCCCGGGCGCTGATGCGCAAGCTGCTTGGCGATCCGACGCTCGAGGCCCCGAGCCCGACCTTCACGCTGATGCAGGTTTACGAGAGCGGCGACGTGCGCATCGTGCACGCCGATTTCTACCGCATTTCTTCATCGTCCGAACTCGCCGGCCTCGGCTGGGAGGAGGCGACGGACGATTCGATCGTGCTCGTCGAATGGGCCGAGCGCGCGCTGGATGCTATGCCGCCGGACCGGCTCGACATCCGCCTGAGCTTCGCCGACGCCGACAATCGCGATGCGCGCCGGGCCACCATCTCCGGACATGGCGCCTACGCTCCCCGCCTCACCGCCTTCAAGGCGTTGCGCGAGCTTCTGCGCAGGGAAGGGTGGAGCGACGCCAAGCGCAGCTTCCTGCTCGGCGACGCCTCGACCCGCGCCTATGAGACGCTCGAAAAACCCAATGGACAGCGCGCGATCCTGATGATCTCGCCGCCCCGTCCCGACGGTCCGCCGATCCGCTACGGCAAATCCTACAGCGCCATCGCGCGTCTTGCGGAAAATGTCCGGCCCTTCGTCGCGCTCGCCAACGGTCTGCGTGAGCAGGGACTCTCCGCGCCGGAAATTTACGGCCAGGATCTCGACGCGGGGCTGCTCATCGTGGAAGACCTCGGCCGCGAGGGCGTCGTCGACGCGAACGGGCCGATCACGGAGCGCTATCTCGAAGCCGCAGCGGCGCTCGCGCATCTCCATTCGCGCCGCCTGCCGGACATGCTGCCCGTCGCGGGCGATGGCAATTACCACATTCCGCCCTACGATCTCGACGCGCTGCTCGTCGAGGTGGATCTGCTGCTGGAATGGTATGTCGGCCATCTGAAGGCGACAGTCGCCTCGGGCGCGCGCGCGATCTTCACCAATCTCTGGCGTCAGGCGCTGGCCGATGTCGCCGCAGCGCCGCCGACATGGACGCTGCGCGACTATCACTCGCCGAACCTGCTATGGCTCGACCGTCGCGAGGGAATTGCGCGCGTCGGCATTATCGACTTTCAGGATTGCGTGCTCGGGCATCCGGCCTATGACATGGCCTCGCTCGGACAGGACGCGCGCGTCACTGTGCCGGACGAACTGGAGTTGCGGTTGCTCGCGCATTACGCCAAGCTGCGGCGCGACGCTGACTCGACATTCGATATGGCCGCTTTCGCCAAAGCCTACTCGATTCTTGCGGCGCAGCGCGCGACGAAAGTGCTCGGCATCTTTGCGCGGCTTGATCAACGCGACGGCAAGCCCCAATATCTCGGGCATCTGCCGCGTGTGGAATCCTATCTGAAAAAGAGCCTGAGGCATCCGGCGCTGGCCGACATCAAGGCGTGGTATGAAGCCAATCTTCCCGGACTGTTTCGCGACGCATGA